From Heliomicrobium modesticaldum Ice1, a single genomic window includes:
- a CDS encoding AAA family ATPase, producing the protein MNRSDILQYWKEALLGFGVALALFLSYRLMNPLPLFIALSSGFLAYFLLERQGMGQGGGLGDYVAPRAFSFDDIGGQAVAKRELIEALDFMVHSAATAELGIRPLKGILLCGPPGTGKTLLAKAAAAYTDSVYLTCSGSDFIEVYAGVGAGRVRSLFKRAREQAKKQGKNGAIIFIDEIDVLGAKRGGDRGHLEYEQTLNALLVEMDGLKADDPIRVLLMGATNRPDLLDAALLRPGRFDRQIQVDLPDREGRKHILQIHMRNKPMAPDVDLEAVARETIGFSGAQLESVANEAAILALRAGDKEINSDQLKESIEKVLIGEAGDRKAIEEELWRVSVHETAHALLSEWQRPGSVARLTISPRGRALGYLRQVPPEEKVLDTYSDMIGGIRVALAGLAAEQLVFGEGSSGARQDLHNASQLALRIILSGLSDLGPVDGNEIPEMIRFRELGRIMKREQEFVAKALRLHRHLLEGIARRLREKETLSGEEFREQMSDLAKTA; encoded by the coding sequence ATGAATCGATCCGATATCCTGCAGTACTGGAAAGAAGCGCTCCTCGGTTTCGGCGTCGCTTTGGCCCTCTTCCTTTCTTATCGTTTGATGAACCCATTACCGCTGTTCATCGCTTTGTCGAGCGGCTTTTTGGCTTACTTTCTGCTAGAACGGCAGGGGATGGGCCAGGGCGGCGGGCTGGGCGATTACGTTGCGCCAAGGGCTTTCTCTTTCGATGATATCGGCGGACAAGCCGTGGCCAAACGTGAATTGATCGAGGCCCTCGATTTTATGGTTCATAGCGCCGCTACGGCAGAACTGGGCATCCGCCCTTTGAAAGGTATCCTGCTCTGCGGTCCGCCGGGAACCGGCAAGACCCTGCTGGCCAAAGCAGCCGCCGCCTATACCGATAGTGTGTACCTCACCTGCTCCGGCAGCGACTTTATTGAAGTCTACGCCGGCGTCGGCGCCGGCCGTGTCCGTAGCCTTTTTAAGCGAGCGCGGGAACAGGCGAAAAAGCAGGGAAAAAACGGCGCCATCATCTTCATCGACGAGATCGATGTCCTCGGGGCCAAGCGAGGCGGCGACCGGGGTCACCTGGAATATGAACAGACATTGAACGCCCTGCTTGTCGAAATGGACGGTCTGAAGGCGGACGACCCGATCCGGGTGCTTCTGATGGGCGCCACCAACCGGCCTGACCTGCTCGACGCCGCCCTGCTGCGGCCTGGTCGTTTTGACCGCCAGATCCAGGTGGACTTGCCTGATCGGGAGGGGCGCAAGCATATCCTGCAGATCCACATGCGCAACAAGCCGATGGCGCCCGATGTGGACTTAGAGGCTGTTGCGCGGGAGACGATTGGTTTTTCCGGCGCCCAGTTGGAGAGCGTGGCCAACGAAGCGGCCATTCTCGCCTTGCGGGCCGGGGATAAGGAGATCAACAGCGACCAGCTGAAAGAATCTATTGAAAAGGTGCTCATCGGCGAAGCGGGCGATCGCAAGGCCATTGAGGAGGAGCTGTGGCGCGTCTCCGTCCACGAGACAGCTCACGCCCTCTTGAGCGAGTGGCAACGGCCTGGTTCTGTCGCCCGCCTGACCATCTCACCGCGGGGACGCGCCCTTGGCTATCTGCGCCAGGTGCCGCCGGAAGAGAAGGTGTTGGATACCTACAGCGATATGATCGGCGGTATCCGCGTCGCTTTGGCTGGTCTGGCGGCGGAACAGCTCGTCTTCGGCGAAGGTTCCTCCGGTGCCCGCCAGGACCTGCACAACGCTTCTCAATTGGCTTTGCGGATCATCTTGTCCGGTCTTTCTGACCTGGGGCCGGTCGACGGCAACGAAATCCCGGAGATGATCCGATTCCGCGAACTGGGCCGGATCATGAAGCGGGAGCAGGAGTTCGTCGCCAAGGCGCTGAGGCTACACCGGCACCTTTTGGAGGGCATCGCCCGCCGCCTGCGCGAAAAAGAAACCCTCTCGGGAGAGGAGTTTCGGGAACAGATGAGCGATCTGGCGAAAACGGCGTAG
- the pgsA gene encoding CDP-diacylglycerol--glycerol-3-phosphate 3-phosphatidyltransferase produces MNLANKVTLTRILFVPLFMVILFIPEVPYREFLAAAVFILAAVTDGLDGYIARSRKQITRLGTFLDPLADKLLVTAALISLVQLGKLSAWVAVIIIGREFAVTGLRAIVAAEGHAVAASKLGKLKTVFQIITIVAMLIDHVLSFVVPLPVTDIILYLTVFFTLWSGIDYFVKAKKYLKNRLEA; encoded by the coding sequence ATGAACCTGGCGAATAAAGTCACCTTGACAAGGATCCTCTTTGTCCCCCTCTTCATGGTCATCCTATTCATTCCAGAGGTGCCCTACCGGGAGTTTTTGGCTGCTGCCGTATTCATCCTGGCCGCTGTCACCGACGGTTTAGACGGTTATATCGCCCGGTCAAGAAAACAGATCACCCGTCTCGGCACTTTTCTCGATCCTTTGGCCGACAAGCTGCTGGTCACAGCGGCGTTGATCTCCCTAGTGCAGTTGGGGAAGCTGTCAGCCTGGGTGGCCGTGATCATCATCGGCCGGGAATTCGCCGTCACCGGATTGCGGGCCATCGTGGCGGCGGAAGGCCATGCCGTCGCGGCCAGCAAGCTGGGCAAGCTAAAGACCGTCTTTCAGATCATTACCATCGTGGCCATGTTAATCGATCATGTGCTCAGCTTTGTCGTGCCGTTGCCCGTTACAGATATCATCCTCTATCTCACCGTCTTCTTCACCCTCTGGTCGGGCATCGATTATTTTGTAAAAGCGAAGAAGTATCTGAAAAACCGCCTGGAAGCGTAA
- a CDS encoding competence/damage-inducible protein A → MISAEIVSTGTELLLGQSLNTNAQYLAERLAGLGVYCFFQTTVGDNPVRIRSVIEKALERADLVITTGGLGPTQDDLTKEVVAEIFGLSMERDPAVLARIEAFFRRRGRPMPENNIKQALIPAGARIISNHLGTAPGIIVEAEGKTVILLPGPPFEMKPMFEETVAPYLADRTKVSPGVLHSKTLKVIGPGESVVENRLCDLLQASNPTIALLAKTAEVHVRLTARAPSVKEAEAMIAGEEAEIRRRLHPFVYGADEESIAAVAGRLLAEQKRTLAVAESCTGGLISHLLTNVAGASDYFLIGVTAYSNEAKGQVLGVEKAILRRHGAVSPETALAMARGVRRLAGADVALAVTGIAGPGGGSEEKPVGLVHMALVSHDKEEVEELQFFGDRLTIKEKTAFTVLNRLRLYLTGEGGNADRPG, encoded by the coding sequence ATGATAAGCGCCGAAATCGTGTCCACTGGGACGGAACTGCTGCTGGGTCAATCATTAAACACCAATGCCCAGTACTTGGCCGAGCGTCTGGCCGGGCTGGGCGTTTATTGCTTTTTCCAGACGACGGTGGGAGATAACCCCGTGCGGATCCGGAGTGTCATCGAAAAGGCCCTCGAACGGGCCGATCTGGTCATTACCACAGGTGGGCTGGGCCCCACCCAGGATGACCTGACCAAGGAAGTGGTCGCCGAGATTTTCGGCTTGTCCATGGAAAGGGACCCTGCGGTGCTGGCGCGCATCGAGGCCTTTTTCCGGCGTCGGGGACGCCCCATGCCGGAGAACAACATCAAGCAGGCGCTGATCCCGGCAGGCGCCCGGATTATCTCGAACCACTTGGGAACGGCGCCGGGGATTATCGTCGAAGCTGAAGGCAAGACGGTCATTTTGCTCCCGGGACCGCCTTTTGAGATGAAGCCGATGTTTGAGGAGACAGTGGCCCCCTATCTGGCCGACCGGACGAAGGTCAGCCCCGGCGTCCTGCACTCGAAGACGTTGAAGGTGATCGGACCTGGTGAATCGGTGGTGGAGAACCGCCTGTGCGACCTGTTGCAGGCTTCGAACCCAACCATTGCATTGCTGGCCAAGACGGCGGAGGTCCATGTGCGCCTGACGGCGCGGGCACCCTCGGTGAAGGAAGCCGAGGCGATGATCGCCGGCGAGGAGGCTGAGATCCGCCGCCGTCTTCATCCCTTCGTCTACGGGGCGGATGAGGAGAGCATCGCCGCTGTGGCGGGGCGTCTGCTGGCCGAGCAAAAGCGGACATTGGCGGTGGCAGAGTCTTGCACCGGCGGCTTGATCAGCCATTTGCTCACTAATGTGGCGGGAGCGTCAGACTATTTTCTTATCGGCGTTACTGCTTATTCGAATGAGGCCAAAGGGCAGGTGCTCGGTGTGGAGAAGGCGATTCTCCGCCGTCACGGCGCCGTCAGTCCCGAGACAGCGCTGGCTATGGCGCGCGGCGTGCGCCGCCTTGCCGGCGCCGATGTCGCCTTGGCCGTCACGGGCATCGCCGGACCGGGCGGGGGGAGCGAGGAAAAGCCGGTCGGCCTCGTCCATATGGCGCTGGTCTCCCATGATAAAGAAGAGGTGGAGGAGCTGCAGTTCTTTGGGGACCGGCTGACGATCAAGGAGAAAACAGCCTTCACCGTCCTCAACCGGTTGCGGTTGTACCTGACCGGGGAGGGAGGGAATGCCGACCGGCCGGGGTAA
- the rimO gene encoding 30S ribosomal protein S12 methylthiotransferase RimO, giving the protein MDGALFLLRGRTEAILTMKIHITSLGCAKNRVDTEVMMGLLREAGYELTQREEDAHVLLVNTCGFILPAKEESIQTILELARYKETGRCRALLVAGCLPQGYAGELAAELPEVDAFFGPGDVPRVTSIVAEVLRGKRSLEVGKPDFLYDHTMPRVLSTPFHYAYVKIADGCDNRCGYCAIPNLRGRFRSRSEESIVEETRSLVDRGIQEALLIAQDTTCYGVDRYGEFRLAQLIGKLASIDGLRWIRLMYCYPSHFTPELIEAMAAEPKVCRYVDLPLQHADDELLRSMNRHAGVDEIRRLIRTLRERLPGLAIRTSFIVGLPGETEEKFQRLLDFLAEMRFDRVGIFTYSREENTPAGKLADQVPEEVKEERYHRAMVLQQEISLSIQQEWIGKTLEVLVEEEVAPGLYRGRSEREAPEVDGHIEFKGRHRMIGEWANVRITAASHYDLMGEAIDEPGE; this is encoded by the coding sequence ATGGATGGCGCGCTATTTCTTTTGCGGGGAAGGACGGAAGCGATTTTGACGATGAAGATACACATCACCAGCTTGGGCTGCGCAAAAAACCGTGTCGACACGGAAGTGATGATGGGATTGCTGCGCGAAGCCGGCTATGAATTGACGCAACGGGAAGAAGACGCCCACGTCCTGCTGGTCAACACCTGTGGCTTCATCCTCCCCGCCAAGGAAGAGTCGATCCAGACCATCCTTGAACTGGCCCGATACAAAGAGACGGGCCGGTGTCGGGCGTTGCTGGTGGCGGGCTGCCTGCCTCAGGGCTATGCGGGTGAACTGGCGGCAGAACTGCCTGAGGTGGACGCCTTTTTCGGCCCTGGCGATGTGCCTCGGGTGACGTCTATCGTCGCCGAGGTGCTACGGGGCAAGCGCTCTCTTGAAGTGGGAAAGCCGGATTTTCTCTATGATCATACAATGCCTCGGGTGCTCTCGACCCCTTTTCACTACGCCTATGTAAAGATAGCCGACGGTTGCGACAACCGCTGCGGTTATTGCGCCATACCGAACTTGCGCGGCCGCTTTCGTTCCCGCAGTGAGGAATCGATCGTTGAAGAAACGCGATCCCTTGTTGACCGGGGTATCCAGGAGGCATTGTTGATCGCCCAAGATACGACCTGCTACGGCGTCGACCGCTATGGCGAGTTTCGCTTGGCCCAACTGATCGGCAAATTGGCGTCTATCGATGGTTTGCGCTGGATCCGGCTCATGTACTGCTATCCTTCGCATTTTACGCCGGAACTGATCGAGGCGATGGCTGCCGAGCCCAAGGTCTGTCGTTATGTAGACCTGCCGCTGCAACATGCCGACGATGAACTGTTGCGGTCCATGAACCGTCATGCCGGTGTGGATGAGATCCGCCGGTTGATTCGGACTTTGCGGGAGCGCCTACCGGGGCTGGCCATTCGGACCTCTTTTATCGTCGGCCTGCCTGGGGAGACAGAGGAGAAGTTTCAACGCCTCCTCGATTTCCTCGCCGAGATGCGTTTTGACCGGGTCGGTATTTTTACATACTCCCGGGAAGAGAATACGCCGGCAGGTAAGCTCGCCGATCAAGTGCCCGAAGAGGTCAAAGAGGAACGCTATCACCGTGCGATGGTCTTGCAACAGGAAATTTCCTTGTCGATTCAACAGGAGTGGATAGGCAAAACGTTGGAGGTTCTCGTCGAAGAAGAGGTCGCACCTGGGCTCTACCGGGGACGCAGCGAGCGGGAGGCGCCGGAGGTGGATGGTCACATCGAGTTTAAAGGGCGCCACCGGATGATTGGTGAGTGGGCGAACGTTCGGATCACTGCCGCCAGCCACTACGACCTGATGGGGGAAGCGATCGATGAACCTGGCGAATAA
- a CDS encoding regulatory protein RecX: MSTARGSSGFGGMGRKRKRPTEPVKPEEAWTKALLWLSRRSLSRREVEMRLRRIGLAEESAEEVIEAIIERLLERGYLDDSRFARSFVRYRVETSSTGSQRLIRDLAVRGIEEEAAKAVIDEFLPGAEEEARARRLAEKKLDEWARSGRFSKVKDNADSGRANMDVPGLRRELVARLGRHLQQKGFPLSLIYRLLDSLEAEGRFTFDV, from the coding sequence ATGAGCACAGCCAGAGGTTCCTCAGGATTCGGCGGCATGGGTAGAAAAAGGAAAAGACCTACAGAGCCGGTAAAGCCAGAGGAGGCCTGGACAAAGGCCCTCCTCTGGCTTTCTCGCCGTTCCCTGAGTCGCCGTGAGGTGGAGATGCGGCTACGCCGTATCGGCCTTGCCGAAGAGAGCGCTGAGGAGGTTATTGAAGCCATCATCGAGCGACTTTTGGAACGGGGCTACCTCGATGACAGCCGATTCGCCCGATCTTTCGTGCGCTACCGCGTAGAAACATCCTCCACGGGTTCCCAGCGGTTGATACGAGACCTGGCTGTTCGGGGCATCGAGGAAGAGGCTGCGAAGGCTGTCATCGATGAGTTCCTCCCGGGAGCGGAAGAGGAAGCGCGGGCGCGCAGGCTTGCAGAAAAAAAGCTGGACGAGTGGGCGCGTTCGGGGCGCTTTTCAAAGGTAAAGGACAACGCCGATTCCGGTCGCGCCAACATGGATGTGCCGGGCCTGCGGCGGGAACTGGTCGCCCGCCTGGGACGGCACTTGCAGCAGAAGGGATTCCCCCTTTCACTGATCTACCGGCTTCTTGACAGCCTGGAGGCGGAAGGGCGGTTCACTTTTGATGTTTAG
- a CDS encoding DEAD/DEAH box helicase: MVENKNIANDQDKAKDKVKFGEIELSPKVAKAIFDMGFEEPSPIQAKAIPVIMQGKDLIGQAQTGTGKTATFGIPMAETLNPRDGRVQALVLCPTRELAIQVAQEISKIGRQNDLKALPVYGGQSIDRQIRALRYGVQVVIGTPGRILDHLSRKTLRLNNVRMVVLDEADEMLDMGFVEDIEAILKETPEERQTLLFSATMPGPIQQLARQYMKEPEFVTISRDKLTVPLIEQVYYECKESQKVDALCRILDMEEIGSSIIFCRTKRGVDELVAALETRGYFAEGLHGDLTQAQRDRVMKKFRDGKAELLIATDVAARGLDVENVTHVINYDIPQDPESYVHRIGRTGRAGRKGIAITLINYREYRQLKLIERVTKARIQRRDLPSMADIVERQKEAHKMKIVKLLDGGHFGEYKSIISELAEEYDPMEIAAATLKLLIEGPEAETEKDEAPEFGNTGAEPGMVRLFMNIGRAQGIRPQDIVRAIAEEAGIPGNVIGVINIYDKFTFVEVPEDVAGRVMGVMHQNMIKGRKISVEPAKAR, encoded by the coding sequence ATGGTAGAAAACAAGAACATAGCAAACGATCAGGACAAGGCTAAGGACAAGGTAAAATTCGGCGAGATCGAGTTGAGCCCGAAGGTAGCCAAGGCCATCTTCGACATGGGCTTTGAAGAGCCCTCTCCCATCCAGGCCAAGGCGATTCCCGTTATCATGCAGGGCAAGGACCTGATCGGCCAAGCTCAGACCGGCACCGGCAAGACGGCCACCTTCGGCATCCCCATGGCCGAAACGCTCAACCCCCGCGACGGGCGCGTCCAGGCCCTCGTGCTGTGCCCCACCCGGGAGTTGGCCATCCAGGTCGCCCAGGAGATCAGCAAAATCGGCCGCCAAAACGATCTGAAGGCCCTCCCCGTCTACGGCGGCCAGTCCATCGACCGTCAGATCCGGGCGCTCCGCTACGGCGTCCAGGTCGTCATCGGCACGCCGGGCCGGATACTCGATCACCTGAGCCGTAAGACGCTGCGCCTGAACAATGTGCGCATGGTCGTTCTCGATGAGGCCGATGAGATGCTCGACATGGGCTTCGTCGAAGACATCGAAGCCATCCTCAAGGAAACGCCGGAGGAACGGCAGACGTTGCTCTTCTCAGCCACCATGCCGGGGCCGATCCAGCAACTGGCCCGCCAATACATGAAAGAGCCCGAGTTTGTCACCATCTCCCGGGACAAGCTGACGGTTCCTCTGATCGAACAGGTTTACTATGAGTGCAAGGAGTCCCAGAAGGTAGACGCCCTCTGCCGCATTCTCGATATGGAGGAGATCGGTTCGTCGATCATCTTCTGCCGCACCAAGCGGGGCGTTGACGAATTGGTGGCTGCCCTGGAGACGCGAGGCTATTTCGCTGAAGGCCTCCACGGCGACCTGACCCAGGCCCAGCGGGACCGGGTGATGAAGAAGTTTCGCGACGGCAAGGCTGAACTGCTCATCGCCACCGACGTGGCTGCTCGCGGTCTTGACGTGGAGAACGTGACCCACGTCATCAATTACGACATCCCGCAGGATCCGGAGTCTTATGTTCACCGCATTGGCCGGACCGGTCGAGCCGGTCGCAAGGGCATTGCCATCACCCTGATCAACTACCGCGAATACCGCCAGTTGAAGCTCATCGAGCGGGTCACCAAAGCCCGCATTCAGCGGCGTGATCTGCCCTCCATGGCCGATATTGTTGAGCGGCAGAAGGAAGCCCACAAGATGAAAATCGTCAAGCTCCTCGACGGCGGCCACTTTGGCGAATACAAGAGCATCATCAGCGAACTGGCAGAGGAATATGATCCGATGGAAATCGCTGCAGCTACCCTCAAATTGCTCATAGAAGGCCCTGAAGCGGAAACGGAGAAGGATGAAGCCCCTGAATTCGGCAATACCGGCGCCGAACCGGGTATGGTCCGCTTGTTCATGAACATCGGCCGCGCCCAGGGCATCCGTCCCCAGGACATCGTCCGCGCCATCGCTGAAGAGGCCGGCATCCCCGGCAACGTGATCGGCGTCATTAATATCTACGATAAGTTCACCTTTGTGGAAGTACCCGAGGACGTGGCCGGTCGCGTCATGGGCGTTATGCATCAGAATATGATCAAAGGCCGCAAGATCAGCGTCGAACCGGCCAAAGCCCGCTAG
- a CDS encoding DUF881 domain-containing protein, with the protein MNVINVKMRWKKWQVAATIVAMALGILLVTQFNTATLIAKGRSEIQERRNSLNEILEKMGKDNAALEKEVARTKAEIAKYEEVAKGVVGAGLSDEIDRLRILTGYYPVKGPGIRLTLDDHLVPNLPLDIFDLMDIVNILRYGGAEAIAINGQRIVANSEIYVSGNNILVNKTPISSGRNHVFVIDAIGNADELSRYLQVTDGKIASLKENKIDVKILKQSEVEIPAYSGTLKFRYAKPVLEPRRSSGLSALWKAD; encoded by the coding sequence ATGAATGTGATAAACGTGAAGATGCGGTGGAAAAAATGGCAGGTGGCGGCCACCATTGTAGCCATGGCTCTCGGTATCTTGTTGGTGACCCAGTTTAACACGGCCACCCTGATCGCCAAGGGGCGTTCCGAGATCCAAGAGCGGCGCAACTCGCTGAATGAGATCTTAGAAAAAATGGGCAAAGACAACGCCGCTTTGGAAAAAGAGGTGGCCCGGACCAAGGCAGAGATCGCCAAGTACGAAGAAGTGGCCAAAGGGGTTGTCGGCGCCGGTTTGTCCGATGAGATCGACCGGCTGCGCATCCTCACAGGCTACTATCCCGTCAAAGGTCCCGGCATCCGCCTGACCTTGGATGATCACCTCGTCCCCAACCTGCCGCTGGATATCTTTGATCTGATGGACATCGTCAACATCCTCCGCTACGGAGGGGCTGAAGCCATCGCCATCAATGGCCAGCGCATTGTCGCCAATTCGGAAATCTATGTCTCCGGCAACAACATTCTGGTCAATAAAACGCCGATCAGCAGTGGCCGTAATCATGTCTTCGTCATCGACGCCATCGGCAACGCTGATGAATTGTCCCGTTATCTTCAGGTCACAGACGGCAAAATCGCCAGCCTGAAAGAAAACAAGATCGATGTAAAGATCCTTAAACAGTCTGAAGTGGAAATCCCAGCCTACTCAGGTACGCTGAAGTTCCGCTATGCCAAACCTGTGCTTGAACCCCGGCGGTCGTCCGGTCTCTCTGCCTTGTGGAAAGCCGATTGA
- the recA gene encoding recombinase RecA, producing MAAGDNKLQALQQALNSIEKAFGKGSIMRLGEASAKLLVEVIPTGSIALDMALGIGGVPRGRIVEVYGPESSGKTTVALHIIAEAQKMGGMAAFIDAEHALDPVYARNLGVDIDNLLVSQPDTGEQALEICEALVRSGAIDVVVIDSVAALVPKAEIDGEMGDAHVGLQARLMSQALRKLTGVVSKSKTCCLFINQIREKVGVMFGNPETTPGGRALKFYSSVRLEVRKVDTLKQGSDMIGSRTRVKVVKNKVAPPFKVADFDIMYGEGISREGSLVDLAVDMGIVEKSGAWYSYKGDRLGQGRENVKEFLRNHPALAAEIESMIRGRTESARLAAAAAPAAGDGE from the coding sequence ATGGCTGCTGGAGACAACAAACTGCAGGCGCTGCAACAAGCCTTGAATTCCATTGAAAAGGCCTTTGGCAAGGGTTCGATCATGCGACTTGGCGAAGCGTCGGCGAAACTCTTGGTGGAAGTCATCCCCACCGGTTCCATCGCCTTGGACATGGCGCTGGGCATCGGCGGCGTCCCACGGGGACGGATCGTCGAGGTTTATGGTCCCGAATCATCCGGTAAGACGACGGTGGCGCTACATATCATCGCCGAGGCCCAGAAGATGGGCGGCATGGCGGCCTTCATCGACGCCGAACATGCACTCGATCCGGTTTATGCGCGCAATCTCGGCGTCGATATCGATAACCTGCTCGTTTCCCAGCCGGATACAGGTGAACAGGCCCTGGAGATCTGCGAGGCACTGGTCCGCTCCGGCGCCATCGACGTGGTCGTCATTGACTCCGTTGCCGCCCTCGTTCCCAAGGCGGAGATCGACGGTGAGATGGGCGACGCCCATGTGGGCCTCCAGGCTCGCCTCATGTCCCAGGCACTGCGCAAACTGACCGGCGTCGTCTCCAAATCAAAAACCTGTTGCCTCTTCATCAACCAGATCCGTGAAAAGGTCGGCGTCATGTTCGGCAACCCCGAGACGACACCGGGCGGACGGGCGCTCAAGTTTTACAGTTCTGTCCGACTGGAGGTCCGCAAGGTAGACACCCTCAAGCAGGGCTCTGACATGATCGGATCCCGTACGCGGGTGAAGGTCGTCAAGAACAAGGTGGCCCCGCCCTTTAAGGTGGCTGATTTCGATATCATGTATGGTGAAGGCATCTCCCGTGAAGGCAGTCTTGTTGATCTGGCTGTTGACATGGGCATCGTTGAGAAGAGCGGCGCTTGGTACTCCTACAAAGGCGACCGGCTCGGTCAAGGCCGGGAGAACGTCAAGGAATTCCTGCGCAACCATCCTGCGCTGGCGGCGGAGATTGAAAGCATGATCCGGGGACGCACCGAAAGCGCCCGCCTGGCTGCTGCCGCCGCGCCGGCCGCGGGAGACGGTGAATGA
- a CDS encoding DUF881 domain-containing protein, whose translation MQWNRRNQAIAVVTLVCFFIGLSTTVQWRTQTEIIRQSSATSVDELTATLIQTERSKEALAAQLMELKGQLAKYREGENSKQALQQSLEKTRVAAGLTHVEGPGIVITLNDSPKAQQLETIRKDDPNNYYIHDAYLRELVNTLWTGGAEAISINDQRLISTSEIFCGGTTIFVNGEYIIPPFVISAVGDPKTLTASVNMSMTTLFLKNLRQQYGIVFDVVPSDRIDIPPYRGEVKFRYAKAVQDD comes from the coding sequence ATGCAATGGAATCGGCGCAACCAGGCCATCGCCGTGGTGACCCTTGTCTGCTTTTTCATCGGCCTCTCCACGACGGTCCAGTGGAGGACCCAGACGGAGATCATCCGTCAGTCTTCGGCCACTTCGGTCGATGAACTGACAGCGACGCTGATTCAGACGGAACGCTCCAAAGAGGCGCTGGCGGCGCAGCTCATGGAGCTGAAAGGCCAATTGGCAAAATACCGCGAAGGGGAGAATTCCAAGCAGGCCCTCCAACAGTCCCTGGAAAAGACGCGGGTCGCTGCCGGATTGACGCACGTCGAGGGCCCGGGGATCGTCATCACCCTCAACGACAGTCCCAAGGCGCAGCAACTGGAGACGATCCGTAAGGACGACCCGAACAACTACTACATCCACGACGCCTACCTGCGCGAACTGGTCAACACCCTCTGGACGGGCGGCGCCGAGGCGATCAGCATCAATGATCAACGGCTGATCAGCACCTCGGAGATCTTCTGCGGCGGAACAACCATCTTCGTCAACGGTGAGTACATCATTCCGCCCTTTGTCATCAGCGCTGTCGGCGACCCGAAAACGCTGACGGCCTCCGTCAATATGTCGATGACGACGCTCTTCTTGAAAAACCTGCGCCAACAGTATGGCATTGTTTTTGACGTTGTTCCCAGCGACCGTATCGACATCCCTCCTTACCGGGGAGAGGTTAAATTTCGATATGCCAAAGCGGTGCAGGATGACTAG